The following are encoded together in the Nymphaea colorata isolate Beijing-Zhang1983 chromosome 14, ASM883128v2, whole genome shotgun sequence genome:
- the LOC116267517 gene encoding uncharacterized protein LOC116267517 yields the protein MALRPMADDATCDLSLMVAELSSSSSSSARSANGFLDLDHCRSAREAVIEKLLPFLSQMSLGFLSSRCCIVDAFSALVPCGDRQVKVTFGDVSALSDLLFEELEGAIRKIASFLASPTVISLLRCCIKLLTPLGFNQSFVLKKCQVLHSLLAKLCCQVEASMLLFGDQEVSYWKRSISREYTVSTDGVLKSRIEVCNEFIDASAIGLDVLCPILEVFVDELLMNQDFQQYLMTTDSITAASKKLFKSQHTYGNVANVLEVVSAHFLLFFSDESAVTKFSKTLFWSCNGNLEPSELSLSSAMVLLGIIANTAATYLLKTHVISLVSKSIGICLNLHHKKEDLGIHMLSYVSAFEVSVDLYLKHLSVLEVIDHYLKADNSFDLSEKERSAFGFGMPTAFESFVQPVTSGRIDLQSLKFAESCSPIFDKKFYSFDLMSATLSYINDIKPLFDPSFTKEISEILNCITLKCLTSVRKDTSLNIAEEETAGKICYLAALLKLMGCSLLQIVYQIRGSHNAYRLKTLNDYAHCREYYFIADILGSFGHWRPQSGIIASGALSKHPETHKETKLVIVHYCSLLLFCYETGSKFLWKSCIFVLMAFINLLVFEEGNVDALNSILQQPAPYCLHNYLKSKIHQGMAVRESSLLVASHMMRIRNLALQKSSVVHALKRTKIEDETFGRRRQLRVSNRRTKDRASRKSSQLVLSNVRKTKLQFRGEPETTDLIEREDEDGDKACNGEAFIESILGMEEKGKRPSDYEELADFIVCKHGKDYKSWLNSRKIFRSWSYEKAALGRQQKKRKLKRLLWGLNDES from the exons ATGGCCCTCAGACCGATGGCCGACGACGCCACTTGCGACCTCAGCCTCATGGTGGCGGAGCTCTCctcttcatcctcctcctccgcccGGTCGGCCAATGGGTTCCTCGACCTCGACCACTGCCGCTCTGCTCGAGAAGCAGTCATCGAGAAGCTTCTTCCTTTCCTCTCGCAGATGTCACTAGGGTTTCTTTCCAGCCGGTGCTGCATCGTCGACGCCTTCTCAGCCCTCGTCCCCTGTGGAGATCGCCAGGTAAAAGTCACGTTTGGTGACGTTTCGGCGCTTTCTGACCTCCTCTTCGAGGAATTGGAGGGGGCGATACGGAAGATTGCATCTTTTCTCGCTTCCCCTACCGTAATTTCGCTACTCAGGTGCTGCATTAAGCTGCTGACCCCCCTTGGGTTCAACCAGAGCTTCGTTTTGAAGAAATGCCAGGTTCTCCATTCTCTGCTCGCGAAACTGTGCTGTCAGGTGGAGGCGTCGATGCTTCTGTTCGGTGACCAAGAGGTGTCGTACTGGAAAAGATCGATTTCACGTGAATACACAGTTTCTACTGACGGGGTGTTGAAGTCTCGGATCGAGGTCTGTAATGAGTTCATCGATGCATCTGCAATTGGGTTAGACGTATTATGCCCCATTCTTGAG GTTTTCGTGGATGAACTTTTGATGAATCAAGACTTCCAGCAGTATTTGATGACCACTGATTCTATTACTGCTGCATCTAAGAAGCTATTTAAAAGTCAACATACATATGGAAATGTTGCAAATGTGCTTGAAGTAGTTTCtgctcattttcttctcttcttttccgaTGAATCAGCTGTTACTAAGTTTAGTAAGACATTATTTTGGTCCTGTAATGGGAATCTTGAACCATCGGAACTAAGCTTGTCTTCTGCAATGGTATTACTTGGTATTATTGCTAATACTGCTGCAACGTACCTTCTCAAAACACATGTGATTTCGTTGGTTTCTAAATCTATCGGAATCTGCCTGAATCTGCATCACAAAAAAGAAGACCTTGGCATCCATATGCTCTCATATGTTTCAGCTTTTGAAGTATCGGTTGACCTTTACTTGAAACACTTATCGGTCTTAGAGGTTATCGATCATTATCTGAAAGCTGATAATTCATTTGATTTATCGGAGAAGGAGCGGTCTGCATTTGGATTTGGCATGCCCACAGCTTTTGAGTCTTTTGTTCAGCCAGTTACAAGTGGGAGAATAGATTTACAGAGCCTGAAGTTTGCAGAGTCATGCAGTCCAATCTTTGATAAGAAGTTTTATAGCTTTGATCTAATGAGTGCCACTCTATCTTACATCAACGATATCAAGCCTCTTTTTGATCCTTCGTTCACTAAAGAGATTTCTGAGATACTAAACTGCATTACATTGAAATGTCTAACATCAGTAAGAAAAGATACCTCTTTGAATATAGCTGAAGAAGAAACTGCTGGCAAAATATGTTATTTAGCTGCTTTGTTAAAGCTGATGGGCTGTTCTCTTCTTCAGATTGTTTATCAAATCAGAGGAAGTCACAATGCTTATCGCTTAAAGACCCTGAATGATTATGCTCATTGTAGAGAATATTACTTCATAGCTGACATTCTTGGTTCTTTTGGACACTGGAGGCCACAAAGTGGGATTATTGCCTCTGGTGCTTTGTCGAAGCATCCTGAAACACATAAAGAGACAAAATTAGTGATAGTCCATTATTGCAGTTTACTTCTATTCTGTTATGAGACAGGATCAAAATTCTTGTGGAAGAGCTGCATTTTTGTGTTAATGGCGTTCATAAATCTACTGGTATTTGAAGAGGGAAATGTAGATGCATTGAATTCAATACTTCAACAACCAGCACCATACTGTCTCCACAACTATTTGAAGTCCAAAATCCATCAG GGAATGGCAGTCAGGGAGTCAAGCCTATTAGTTGCATCACATATGATGAGAATCAGG AATCTGGCATTGCAGAAATCAAGCGTAGTACATGCATTAAAGAGGACAAAAATTGAG GATGAGACATTCGGACGACGCAGACAGTTACGTGTATCAAACAGGAGGACTAAG GATAGGGCATCAAGGAAGTCAAGTCAACTAGTTCTATCAAACGTGAGAAAGACTAAGTTGCAATTTAGAGGGGAACCAGAAACCACAGATCTCATTGAGAG ggaagatgaagatggtgaTAAGGCGTGCAATGGGGAAGCCTTCATTGAGTCCATTTTGGGCatggaggaaaagggaaagaggcCTAGTGATTATGAAGAACTTGCAGATTTTATTGTCTGCAAGCATGGGAAGGACTACAAGAGCTGGCTGAATTCGAGAAAGATTTTCAGGTCATGGAGTTATGAAAAGGCAGCTCTAGGACGTCagcagaagaagagaaaattgaaaagattatTATGGGGGCTCAACGATGAGTCATAA
- the LOC116267518 gene encoding la-related protein 6B-like isoform X1 → MALVSADPTLTLTSDSPSEGGETEHLPPSPSVPDSSPGSLSPDCSHAADRVADDDPSLPERTSEEPASLSRNSSSSSLKKLNAEAPEFVPRASSGSPLSSNCGTFVPQQQPIPRMIRVIPQVHPVQIYPMQNSPVHHPGHGHPQFFGYPAAGAHEMAAPVVAESNSRDGLTEELAHRIVKQVEYYFSDANIATNDHLLRFISKDPEGYVPMSVVASFKKIRALISSQPILADALRTSSMLVVSEDGKKVRRVNPLSDADIEDLQSRTVVVENLPEDHSHPNLEKIFSIAGSVKSVRICHPQHSNGASASAQSRSPKMGTLVSNKLHAFVEFETVEQAEKAVSELNDERNWRSGLRVRMLLRRTVKPLAPTRARKAAHDGEYNNTEEDLLTAEHDYDDKHLEDQSNLLDHQIDQMGDEVHIDKEGGGKRGKGRGRGKGRGRGNAQYHNRVSHPVGTPPSNASHFQNEHPASAKHPPGPRMPDGTRGFTMGRGKPVTAATE, encoded by the exons ATGGCGCTGGTGAGCGCCGATCCTACCCTAACCCTAACCTCGGATTCCCCGTCGGAAGGAGGAGAAACAGAACATCTGCCGCCGTCGCCTTCCGTCCCCGACTCTTCACCCGGATCATTGTCCCCTGATTGCAGCCATGCTGCAGATCGCGTGGCCGATGATGATCCTTCATTGCCCGAGAGGACATCAGAGGAGCCTGCGTCGCTCTCGCGGAACTCGTCGAGCTCGTCGCTTAAGAAGCTCAACGCTGAGGCGCCTGAGTTTGTGCCCCGGGCATCGTCGGGATCACCGTTGTCGTCGAACTGTGGCACCTTCGTCCCGCAGCAGCAGCCGATCCCCCGGATGATCAGAGTGATCCCGCAGGTGCACCCTGTGCAGATCTATCCGATGCAGAATTCCCCGGTGCACCATCCGGGGCATGGTCATCCACAATTTTTTGGATATCCTGCCGCAGGAGCGCATGAAATGGCAGCTCCAGTTGTTGCGGAGTCCAATTCAAGGGATGGATTGACGGAAGAACTCGCTCACAGAATCGTAAAACAG GTGGAGTATTACTTCAGTGATGCAAATATAGCTACTAATGATCATTTGCTTAGATTCATCAGCAAGGACCCTGAAGGTTATG TGCCTATGTCAGTCGTTGCATCTTTTAAGAAAATAAGGGCTCTTATCAGTAGCCAGCCCATACTTGCTGATGCTCTGAGAACATCTTCGATGCTT GTGGTGAGTGAGGATGGCAAGAAGGTTAGACGCGTAAATCCGCTATCAGATGCTGATATTGAAGATTTGCAG TCACGTACTGTTGTTGTTGAAAACTTGCCTGAAGATCATTCTCACCCAAATCTGGAGAAGATTTTTTCTATTGCTGGAAG TGTAAAGAGTGTTCGCATTTGTCATCCTCAGCATTCCAACGGTGCATCTGCTTCTGCTCAATCTAGATCCCCTAAAATGGGCACTCTTGTTAGCAataag CTGCATGCATTTGTGGAGTTTGAGACAGTTGAGCAAGCAGAGAAAGCA GTTTCCGAGCTAAATGAtgaaagaaattggagaagTGGCCTCAGGGTCCGGATGCTTCTCAGGCGCACG GTGAAACCATTGGCTCCCACTCGTGCAAGAAAGGCAGCTCATGATGGTGAATATAACAATACAGAGGAAGATCTCTTAACAGCTGAGCATGATTATGATGATAAGCATCTGGAAGATCAATCCAATTTGCTTGACCACCAAATAGATCAAATG GGGGATGAAGTTCATATTGACAAGGAAGGTGGTGGGAAAAGAGGAAAGGGTCGTGGTCGTGGCAAAGGCCGAGGTCGAGGTAATGCTCAGTATCACAACCGTGTGAGTCACCCTGTTGGAACGCCACCTTCAAATGCCAGCCATTTCCAGAATGAGCACCCTGCATCAGCCAAACATCCACCTGGGCCGAGGATGCCAGATGGGACACGAGGTTTTACGATGGGACGAGGAAAGCCAGTGACCGCTGCTACTGAATGA
- the LOC116267708 gene encoding uncharacterized protein LOC116267708: MCSSTEGTKCTKEASRPSHPLQQIAESPTHRLLLKQWIKEEELISQRVSSKEWQIDAARKEITQLYCFFFIFHSSFLILLYTSVDKIALPSSSSSCHRSWIPTLLSLVCSLAMIWAIRYKMDLESHTERLLNREKEDGKLLLQCVQELKKKGVEFDLLKEVDALRRAKSLRVETKPVKRWSSRDFVTLFFVVVACSVLGIVRVILCS, from the coding sequence ATGTGTTCGTCGACAGAAGGAACGAAGTGCACAAAAGAAGCATCGAGGCCTTCCCACCCTCTGCAGCAGATTGCTGAGAGCCCTACCCACAGGCTCCTCCTCAAGCAGTGGATCAAGGAGGAGGAGCTCATCTCCCAGAGGGTCTCTTCCAAGGAGTGGCAGATTGATGCCGCCCGCAAGGAGATCACGCAGCTCTACtgcttctttttcatcttccatTCCTCATTCCTGATCCTGCTGTACACCTCCGTGGACAAAATAGCACTGCCTTCTTCTTCCAGTTCTTGCCACAGGTCTTGGATCCCCACTCTTCTTTCTCTCGTCTGCTCCCTGGCGATGATATGGGCAATTAGGTACAAGATGGATTTGGAGAGCCACACGGAGAGGCTGCTGAATAGGGAGAAGGAGGACGGGAAACTCTTGTTGCAGTGTGTGCAGGAGTTGAAGAAGAAAGGTGTGGAGTTTGATCTCTTGAAGGAGGTAGACGCGTTGAGGAGGGCCAAGAGTTTGAGGGTGGAGACCAAACCGGTCAAGAGATGGTCCTCGAGGGATTTTGTGACCCTCTTCTTCGTTGTGGTTGCTTGCTCTGTGTTGGGCATCGTCAGAGTTATCTTGTGCAGTTAG
- the LOC116267518 gene encoding la-related protein 6B-like isoform X2, whose protein sequence is MALVSADPTLTLTSDSPSEGGETEHLPPSPSVPDSSPGSLSPDCSHAADRVADDDPSLPERTSEEPASLSRNSSSSSLKKLNAEAPEFVPRASSGSPLSSNCGTFVPQQQPIPRMIRVIPQVHPVQIYPMQNSPVHHPGHGHPQFFGYPAAGAHEMAAPVVAESNSRDGLTEELAHRIVKQVEYYFSDANIATNDHLLRFISKDPEGYVPMSVVASFKKIRALISSQPILADALRTSSMLVVSEDGKKVRRVNPLSDADIEDLQSRTVVVENLPEDHSHPNLEKIFSIAGSVKSVRICHPQHSNGASASAQSRSPKMGTLVSNKLHAFVEFETVEQAEKAVSELNDERNWRSGLRVRMLLRRTVKPLAPTRARKAAHDGEYNNTEEDLLTAEHDYDDKHLEDQSNLLDHQIDQMGIN, encoded by the exons ATGGCGCTGGTGAGCGCCGATCCTACCCTAACCCTAACCTCGGATTCCCCGTCGGAAGGAGGAGAAACAGAACATCTGCCGCCGTCGCCTTCCGTCCCCGACTCTTCACCCGGATCATTGTCCCCTGATTGCAGCCATGCTGCAGATCGCGTGGCCGATGATGATCCTTCATTGCCCGAGAGGACATCAGAGGAGCCTGCGTCGCTCTCGCGGAACTCGTCGAGCTCGTCGCTTAAGAAGCTCAACGCTGAGGCGCCTGAGTTTGTGCCCCGGGCATCGTCGGGATCACCGTTGTCGTCGAACTGTGGCACCTTCGTCCCGCAGCAGCAGCCGATCCCCCGGATGATCAGAGTGATCCCGCAGGTGCACCCTGTGCAGATCTATCCGATGCAGAATTCCCCGGTGCACCATCCGGGGCATGGTCATCCACAATTTTTTGGATATCCTGCCGCAGGAGCGCATGAAATGGCAGCTCCAGTTGTTGCGGAGTCCAATTCAAGGGATGGATTGACGGAAGAACTCGCTCACAGAATCGTAAAACAG GTGGAGTATTACTTCAGTGATGCAAATATAGCTACTAATGATCATTTGCTTAGATTCATCAGCAAGGACCCTGAAGGTTATG TGCCTATGTCAGTCGTTGCATCTTTTAAGAAAATAAGGGCTCTTATCAGTAGCCAGCCCATACTTGCTGATGCTCTGAGAACATCTTCGATGCTT GTGGTGAGTGAGGATGGCAAGAAGGTTAGACGCGTAAATCCGCTATCAGATGCTGATATTGAAGATTTGCAG TCACGTACTGTTGTTGTTGAAAACTTGCCTGAAGATCATTCTCACCCAAATCTGGAGAAGATTTTTTCTATTGCTGGAAG TGTAAAGAGTGTTCGCATTTGTCATCCTCAGCATTCCAACGGTGCATCTGCTTCTGCTCAATCTAGATCCCCTAAAATGGGCACTCTTGTTAGCAataag CTGCATGCATTTGTGGAGTTTGAGACAGTTGAGCAAGCAGAGAAAGCA GTTTCCGAGCTAAATGAtgaaagaaattggagaagTGGCCTCAGGGTCCGGATGCTTCTCAGGCGCACG GTGAAACCATTGGCTCCCACTCGTGCAAGAAAGGCAGCTCATGATGGTGAATATAACAATACAGAGGAAGATCTCTTAACAGCTGAGCATGATTATGATGATAAGCATCTGGAAGATCAATCCAATTTGCTTGACCACCAAATAGATCAAATG GGTATAAATTAA